GGCAACGCGGCTCGGATTTTGGACGCACTTTGTCACTCCGTTTGCCGGCTCAACCTTCACCCTGCTCTGGGGCTATCCGTTTATGATGGCCGGCGAAGGACTCAGCCAGAGTACGGCCGCGAGCATGTACGTCCTGCTCATCGGCGCGAGCCTCGTTTTCAGCATGTTGACTGCGCGCGTGGTCTCGCGGCATCCAATGCGGCGCTCGTACGTGGTCCTTGGCATCGTCAGCATTCAGGTCGTGGTCTGGACCACGCTCATGTTTTGGCCAACGCAGGCCCCACTCTGGCTCATGTGCACGCTCATGCTCACGTTTGCAATCGGCGGACCTGGATCACTCATCGGCTTTGATTTTGCCCAGCAGTTCACGCCGGCACACCGACTCGGTAGCGCATCTGGGCTCATCAACTCGGCTGGGTTTATCGCCACGATCATCGCGCTCTTCCTGTTTGGCCTTGCCCTCGACCTGCAGGGTGCAGGCACGCCTGATCTCTATAGCCGCGATGCGTTCCGACACGCGATGCTCGTGTATTACCCGATCTGGATCATCGGGGTGCTCGGAGTGCTCCTGTCGCGAAAGCAGCTTCGTCGCTGGATAGCCAATCGCCACTCGTCCTGATCTCTCAGACCGCGAGGTATCCGCTGATAACCGCTAAAACGGCCAGATGATGGGCACCAGAAGCACCGCAACAATGCCGTAGAGGCCGAGCAGCGGGAGCCCAAGTTTCCAGTAGTCTCCAAATCGGTACCCGGCGGGTTGCATGACCATCATGTTGGCCGGTGTCGCCACCGGTGTCAGGAATGAGGCCGAGGCCGCAACACACACGGCGACGAGCAGTGGCATCGGAGAAAGGGACAACTCTGTGGCAACCGAAACGGCGATGGGAATGAGCACAAGGGCGGTCGCGGTATTGCTAATGAGCTGCCCGAGGATGGCCGTCAGTAGGAACAAGCCGAGCAACACAATATTCGGCCCGTAGCCGCCAATCAGATCCACCACCTGATGCGCGATGAGCTCGGCAGCGCCGGTCGACGAGATCGCGACCGACAGCGGGATCATGCCGGCAACAAGGATGAGCGTGGTCCAGGAAATCGAACGGTGCGCTTTCTCAACCGAGACAACGCGAAACAGGACCATCGCGATGGCAGCGAGCAGCGTCACAACTGCGGGTGGAAGGAGGCCCGTCGTGAGCAAGACGATCATGAGGCCGGTGATAATCATGGCGGTGCGCGCGGTGCGTCCGAGTGGCACCGTTTGGCGTCGGATGGAGTCCGGCTCGTCAACGATGAGAACGTTGTCGTCAACCGTGTGCTCGTCAAGGGCAGCCCAGGTGCCCTGCACGAGCAGCGCATCCCCAGGGGCAAGGATGACCTGACCCTCGACAAATTCCGATTCCTCAATCTCGGCACCTGCCCGCTGGACCGCGAGGACAACGAGCTCGCCGCTGTCGGTGACCATTCCGGGGAAAACCGTTTCCCCAACCATGCGCGACCGAGGCGCAACAAGCACTTCGGCGACACCGTGCGACTCGGTAATCAGGCCGTTTGCCGAGCCAAGCCGCTCAAGCTGATGCGCCTCGAAAAACGCGGTAAGGCTCGCTTTTGGTCCTCGCAGCACGAGCGTGTCGTACGCCTTGAGCTCGTCACTTCGCATTGGGCTTCCTGCCCGTGTCTTCACTGCGACCAAGGAAACCCCCTGGTACTCCTGCACCTCGAGGGAAGACGGCTGCGTGCCGATGAGGGGCGACGCCGACGGGATCTGCAGATGCCAGAGCTCGTCGGTTGCTAGATAGTGAGCGAGCAAGTCTTCCGAGTGTTTGCTCAGATCTCGCGGCAGCATACGCGCGGTACGGGTTGGCAAGAGTTTTTCGCCGAAGAACACCACGATCAGGATGCTGCCGATCAACAGGGGCACACCCACGAGCGCAAATTCAAAAAATCCGATTGCCCGCCCACCGGGTGCTTGCTCTGCCGCCTCGGAGATGAGCACGTTCACTGGCGAGCCAGTAAGTGTGAGGAGCGACCCGGCATGCGCACCAAAGGCAAGCGGCATGAGCAGTTGAGACGGCGAGCGTCCGAGCCTGACCGCTACAACAACAACCATCGGCAGAAGCGCTGCTACGGCACCATTCACGCTAATAAGCGCAGTAAGAAACGCGACGACGGACATCATGAGGATGAGCAGGCGCCCCCGAGATTTCCCCGCACGCGCAATGACTTGCTGCCCGGCCCACGTCGTAATACCGCTCGCGTCAAGCCCCTCGCTCACCACAAAGAGCGACGCGATAAGGATGATGGTCGGATCGGAAAACCCGGAGAATGACTCGCTGAGATTGAGCACACCAGTGAAATACAGCGCAAGCGAAACCGCTAGCGCGACGATTCCGACGGGGAACTTATTCCAGACGAAGGTGACAACGGCTAACACCAAAATGACCAGTGTGATGGTGACGTCGCTCATAAATAATGACACTACAGCCCAGCGCCACTTGACCAACAGTTACGTGGCACATTGCGTGATATTCTGCGATCGACCTCACCGAGCATCCACAACGAAGGACCAGACGATGACTGAACCAACCAACAACGTAGAATCCGTCAGGGCCGCCGTAGCTGAGCTCATGCCAAGGTTGCTCGACGATTTGCGTCGCTACGTAGAGATTCCGTCCGTTGCGTTCCCCGGTTTTCCCACGGAGCCGGTTCTGGCCGCTCACGATTTGGTCGTTGAGCTGTTATCTGAGGCAGGCGCATCCGACGTTGAATCTATCCGTCTCCCCGACACATCGCCGGCTGTTTTTGCCACGATTCCTGGGCCGGAGGGGTCCCCTACGGTGCTGCTCTACACCCACTATGACGTCGTGCCTGAGGGCGACCCCTCGGCGTGGAAGACGCCGGCCTTCAGCGCTATTGATGCAAAGGACGAGGCGGGCCGAGACATCATTATTGGTCGAGGTTCTGCGGATTCGAAGGCGAACCTCATGCTGCACCTTGGCGCACTCCGTTACTTTGAGGGCAAGCCTCCGGTCACGCTCAAGATTGTGGTCGAGGGCCAAGAAGAATTTGGCAGCGACTTCGATTCCTATCCACCATCCGCGCCGGAGCGCTTTGCGGCTGACGCAATGATCATTGCCGATGTTGGCAACATTCGTCCTGGCGTCCCCACGGTAACCGTCGCGCTGCGCGGCTCGGCTGCGGTGGATGTTGAGGTCAACACACTCGCGAGCCCCAAACACAGCGGTCTGTTCGGCGGCGCGGCTCCCGACGCCGTTATCGTGCTCCTACACGCGTTGTCTTCCCTTCACGATGCCGACGGCAACGTTGCCGTCGCCGGCCTGCTCCGCAATGAATGGGCTGGCACCACGTACACCGACGACGAGTTCCGCGAGCTTGCGGAGATCCTGCCTGGCGTCGAGCCATTCGGAACGGGCGGGCTCGGCTCGCGAATCTGGTCAGGGCCAGCCGTGAGCGTCATCGGCATTGACGTTGCCTCTGTTGATACCTCACTCAACGCGGTTGCGGCCCACGCGCGGGCGCGGATCAACCTGCGGGTTCACCCAGAGCAGAATGCGGTCGAAGCCCAGCAGGCGCTCGTGACGCACCTCGAGAATCTCAAGCCGTTTGGGGTGTCTCTCACGGTTGTAGCGGGCGAGGCTGGAAATGGATTCGCGGCAAAAACGGACGGGCCCGCTTACACTGCGCTCAGTGCGGCCCTCACCGAAGCGTTTGAAACTCCGGCAACAACCGCGGCAGCCGGGGGGTCAATCCCGCTCGTCAACTCCCTGCAGCAGGCTGTCCCAGGAGCAGAGGTTTTGTTGTTTGGCGCGACCGACGGTTTCAGCAACATCCATGCCCCAAACGAACGCGTCGTTGTTGACGAAATTGAGCGCTCGGTCCTCGCCGAGATCCTATTTTTGTCGACGCTTGGCTCTCAGCCGGCTCACGACCACTAATCGCGGCAACCGTCGATGGCCGCAACGCTGTCGTTTCAGCCATCGGCGGAAGTTCAGATCGGCCGAGGTCGCGGATGTGTTGGCTCAACAAGCGCCAACACGCGGAAGTTTGCGCGAGTATCCATCTATTCCACAGGGTCCTTTGGTTACGAGCTCATCAACAGATATGGCTCTCCCTCAAATATTCAGGCGAAAGGCCCTATCGTTAATGAATGACTGATCTCAGCGAATACGATGCGATCCTGTTTGACCTGGATGGCGTGCTTACCCCAACTGCCGACGTGCATATGCGCGCCTGGGACGCCCTATTTACCCACTACTTCGCCGAACAGAACGTTGCGAGCACCTACACCGAGAATGATTACTTTGTGTATGTTGACGGCAAACCACGTTACGAGGGGGTCGCGAGCCTGCTCGCCTCTCGCGGCATCCAGCTCCCATGGGGCACCCCAAACGATGCCCCTACCGCGAACACGGTGTGTGGCCTTGGCAATCGCAAAAACGTTGAGTTCACGAGTATCCTGACCCGCGATGGGGTGACTCCATACCCCGGTTCGCTTGCGCTCCTAGATCAACTCGCTGCGGCAGGCACTCCGCTCGCCGTTGTGTCGAGTTCGCAAAATGCCGAATCCGTTCTTGCCGCTGCCGGACTTCGCGACCGTTTCCGTGCTGTGGTTGACGGGGCCGTTGCGGCCCACGAAGGCATCCAAGGCAAGCCAGCGCCAGACACCTTCCTCAGAGCAGCGGTGCTGCTCGGAGTCGCCCCAGCGCGGGCAGTCGTTGTTGAAGATGCTCTTTCCGGCGTCGCTGCTGGCGCGGCAGGGCACTTTGGTCTTGTTGTTGGCGTCGATCGAGGCGTTGGCCACGATGCTCTTGTTGCCGCGGGGGCCAACGTGGTCGTGTCAGACCTTGCCGAATGCACTTATGCCTCACCGTCAGAAAGCGAGACGCTGTGAACGTCGTCCCAAACAGCGCGAACATGGCGCCAGAACATTTCCTCAACCGCTCCCGCTACCCCGTAAACGAGTGGGAACTCACCGAAAAAATCTTCGACGAGAGCGATCTCGGCCGCAGCGAAACGCTCTTTTCGGTTGGCAACGGCTACCTCGGCATGCGCGGCAATCACGAAGAGGGCCGCAACAGCTATTCCCACGGCACGTTTATTAACGGGCTGCACGAGACCTGGCCTATTCTGCACGCCGAGCAGGCATACGGCTTCGCTCAGGTTGGGCAGACCATCGTCAACGCACCAGATGCCAAAACCATCCGTCTCTATGTCGACGACGAACCGTTCAACCTCAGCGACGCAGAGATGCTGCATTACGACCGCACACTCAACTTTGCCGATGGTGTGCTCCGCCGCAGCATGA
The DNA window shown above is from Lysinibacter cavernae and carries:
- a CDS encoding SLC13 family permease; this translates as MSDVTITLVILVLAVVTFVWNKFPVGIVALAVSLALYFTGVLNLSESFSGFSDPTIILIASLFVVSEGLDASGITTWAGQQVIARAGKSRGRLLILMMSVVAFLTALISVNGAVAALLPMVVVVAVRLGRSPSQLLMPLAFGAHAGSLLTLTGSPVNVLISEAAEQAPGGRAIGFFEFALVGVPLLIGSILIVVFFGEKLLPTRTARMLPRDLSKHSEDLLAHYLATDELWHLQIPSASPLIGTQPSSLEVQEYQGVSLVAVKTRAGSPMRSDELKAYDTLVLRGPKASLTAFFEAHQLERLGSANGLITESHGVAEVLVAPRSRMVGETVFPGMVTDSGELVVLAVQRAGAEIEESEFVEGQVILAPGDALLVQGTWAALDEHTVDDNVLIVDEPDSIRRQTVPLGRTARTAMIITGLMIVLLTTGLLPPAVVTLLAAIAMVLFRVVSVEKAHRSISWTTLILVAGMIPLSVAISSTGAAELIAHQVVDLIGGYGPNIVLLGLFLLTAILGQLISNTATALVLIPIAVSVATELSLSPMPLLVAVCVAASASFLTPVATPANMMVMQPAGYRFGDYWKLGLPLLGLYGIVAVLLVPIIWPF
- a CDS encoding M20/M25/M40 family metallo-hydrolase produces the protein MTEPTNNVESVRAAVAELMPRLLDDLRRYVEIPSVAFPGFPTEPVLAAHDLVVELLSEAGASDVESIRLPDTSPAVFATIPGPEGSPTVLLYTHYDVVPEGDPSAWKTPAFSAIDAKDEAGRDIIIGRGSADSKANLMLHLGALRYFEGKPPVTLKIVVEGQEEFGSDFDSYPPSAPERFAADAMIIADVGNIRPGVPTVTVALRGSAAVDVEVNTLASPKHSGLFGGAAPDAVIVLLHALSSLHDADGNVAVAGLLRNEWAGTTYTDDEFRELAEILPGVEPFGTGGLGSRIWSGPAVSVIGIDVASVDTSLNAVAAHARARINLRVHPEQNAVEAQQALVTHLENLKPFGVSLTVVAGEAGNGFAAKTDGPAYTALSAALTEAFETPATTAAAGGSIPLVNSLQQAVPGAEVLLFGATDGFSNIHAPNERVVVDEIERSVLAEILFLSTLGSQPAHDH
- a CDS encoding HAD family hydrolase yields the protein MTDLSEYDAILFDLDGVLTPTADVHMRAWDALFTHYFAEQNVASTYTENDYFVYVDGKPRYEGVASLLASRGIQLPWGTPNDAPTANTVCGLGNRKNVEFTSILTRDGVTPYPGSLALLDQLAAAGTPLAVVSSSQNAESVLAAAGLRDRFRAVVDGAVAAHEGIQGKPAPDTFLRAAVLLGVAPARAVVVEDALSGVAAGAAGHFGLVVGVDRGVGHDALVAAGANVVVSDLAECTYASPSESETL